The sequence below is a genomic window from Bacteroidota bacterium.
GTCTCGTTCACCTGCATAGGCGTCCCTTCAATATTTTCATAATAAACGATCCATGCGTAAACTCCTACAGGGCAGTCGTTGCCGTTAAAACGCCCATCCCAGCCACTATCCAGGTCAGAAGTTTGAAATACCAGGGTTCCCCAACGATCGTAAACATACATACTGAACTTTCCGATGTTAACACCCTTTGCCATGAAAATGTCGTTGAGGTTGTCGCCATTGGGCGTGAAAGCATTGGGGAGGAACAGGGCTGCATCACAGTTGATGTAAGAAATCTCTACCGTATCACGGTCGAAACCACAGGGATTCTCAGCAAAAACCCAGTAAGTATCCGGAGTCCTAACCAGAAAGTCCTTACCGGTACTGAAATCCTGCCACTCATACCCTGTGTATGCATCCCCGCTTCCTGGGTTTAGCAGTAAAGAGCTGCCATAACAAAGGGTTGTGTCATTACCCAGGAAAACCACAGGGACCTCAATCTGTTCAATATTCGCGCTATCCCGAATAAGGCAGCCAAGGTCGTTTTTAGCTTCTACCCAAAAAAGCCCTTCGTGATCGGCTGTGTAAGTCTGGTTAGTGCTGCCATCCTGCCAGGAATAACTGAGATAACCCGGCCCCGGGTCCAACAGTATAGAAGTCCCGGAACACAATACCGTATCGGGAGGAAAACCAAGGTCGGGTTCTTCAAAATAATCCACATGAATTTCATCATAAACAGGATAGCAACCTAGGCTTACCTGTACTCCATAGGTCCCTGGTTTTGAAATGGTTATTGAGGGTTCCGTGCTGCCATCCGTCCATAAATACTCTGCCGCACAAGGAAGGGTAGCATCAAGAGTCAGGGTAGTATTGGGACATAACGTGGTATCGTTACCCAGTTTTAACATAGGCTGCTGCGGTATCACCGATACGTCATCAAGATAATACGAACTGATCATTAAGCCCGCCCCACCCAGATTTTCTACTTCCGTGTCGTTGTTCGACATAAAATTGCCAATGGTAAGGTATTCTTCACCACCTGTTGCCATATAGGTTCCCGATATCATAAACCAGGAATTCTTGTCTTTCATAATATATCCGGGGACATTCTGAACGGGAGGCTCTCCGGGAATTGGTATCCTGAGGTCTCCGGCTTGTTGTATGGGATCAATCGAAAAATAAGCACCAATACGGTCAATGGCATATTTGCTTTTATCGCTGCAGGAAACGTAAAAACTCACGTTATAAGTTTCACCGGCTAACATTGGACAAGCAAGCCGTATCTGCACATATTCCCGGTACGATGCCTGGGAAGGATACAAACAGATGAGATGGGCATAGCCCCGCCCTTCCTGTGCTTCCTGACTGCCCCACAGATTGTTGGGGACGCTGTAGTTGGTCTGATTACACTTGTTGCAGTAATCCGTAGTGCCTTCTCCGGGTGCATACCATTCTTCACAAACCGAGATTTGCCCGTGGTTGTTCGGACAATTAGAGTAAACTTCAAAACCGCAATTTGGGACAAGGTCCTGGGAATATATAAATGTGGATAAATGCGTGATTACAAAAAAAATTGCAATCGGGAAGATATTCTTCATAAGTGTATGCCCCCAGTTCATGCTGTAAAAATATTGAGTATGACAATATTTGTCAAGGAGAATTAAGAAAATGGCGTAAATTAATCAGTAAACGGAAAAATAATTGGACACCTCACACCCGGCCGCTCTCTGATTATACCATCTCACCCCCGGCCCCTTCTCTGATCATACCACCTCACCCCCGGCCCCTCTCCGATTATAACACCTCACCCCCGGCCACTCTCCGATTATACCACCTCACCCCCGGCCCCTCTCCTGAAGGAGAGGGGAGACG
It includes:
- a CDS encoding gliding motility-associated C-terminal domain-containing protein yields the protein MKNIFPIAIFFVITHLSTFIYSQDLVPNCGFEVYSNCPNNHGQISVCEEWYAPGEGTTDYCNKCNQTNYSVPNNLWGSQEAQEGRGYAHLICLYPSQASYREYVQIRLACPMLAGETYNVSFYVSCSDKSKYAIDRIGAYFSIDPIQQAGDLRIPIPGEPPVQNVPGYIMKDKNSWFMISGTYMATGGEEYLTIGNFMSNNDTEVENLGGAGLMISSYYLDDVSVIPQQPMLKLGNDTTLCPNTTLTLDATLPCAAEYLWTDGSTEPSITISKPGTYGVQVSLGCYPVYDEIHVDYFEEPDLGFPPDTVLCSGTSILLDPGPGYLSYSWQDGSTNQTYTADHEGLFWVEAKNDLGCLIRDSANIEQIEVPVVFLGNDTTLCYGSSLLLNPGSGDAYTGYEWQDFSTGKDFLVRTPDTYWVFAENPCGFDRDTVEISYINCDAALFLPNAFTPNGDNLNDIFMAKGVNIGKFSMYVYDRWGTLVFQTSDLDSGWDGRFNGNDCPVGVYAWIVYYENIEGTPMQVNETLKGTLTLLR